The genomic interval GAGAACGGGGCGGTCAGGTAGCGGGCGGGGCGGTGGAGCAGCGCGCCTCCTTCCCCATCCGCCGCTTCCACAAGCGCAAGCCCTCCCTGCCCCTGGCGGCCCCCTCCGACCGCCCCGTGCAGCGGCCCCGGCCCTCCGACGCCCCCGAGGAGCCTCCGGAGGTGAGGGTGGGGCCCGCTGACGGCGGCGAGGGAGGTGGGGTCTCCCCGGATTCCCGCAAGGTGAGCGACGGGCCCAGGCTGGACGTGGGCGTGGCTGAGGACAGTggcacacagcagtgcagagcaggAGGGGCCCAGGAGGATGAGCAGATGCCCACACAGTCTGACAGCGCCACAGAGGGGGAGCAGGTGGGGCAGGGAAAGGAGGAGTACCCCGACGGCCAGCAGCGGGGAGAAGGGGTCTGTGCCAAAATGAAGAAGGGGgccgaggaggaagaggaggaggaagaggagcagccACAGATGCGGGTGGTGGTGAAGAGCGAGCCACTGAGCTCCCCTGAGCCGCCGGAGGAGACCAGCGACGCCACCTCCCAGGCGGAGGGCAGCGAGCGGGTGCCCGGCGCCGACAAGGTGGAGCTTAGCCCTGGGAGCAGCGACCGCAGCTTCTCGGACCCCCGGCCAAGCTCTGACCACGTGGAGGAGGGGAGGCtgcgggggggcggggcaggaggcggggctgccaatgggggaggaggagctggaggagacagGGGCGGTCCGACCTGCAGAGGGGGGCTGGACTCCAAACAGGGCTTCAGCATCTCCAGCTTCCTGGGTGCCAAGGGTTTTGGGGTCACGACGGGGGCCGACAGCACGCCCAACACAACCGGCGCTGAGTGCAGGCTGGACCTTATGAGTCCGGAGTCCATTAGCGGTTCTGGCTCCCTCCTATCCCACCCACACCAGCACCTCCTCTCTGAGGACATGCACGCGTTTGCTGACCTCCACGCAGACTCCCTCTTCCTGCGGCCCATACAGGAAGGGTTTGGGTACCAGCAGTCCGGGGCGGACCAGTTTGCCCTGGACTTTCACCGGTCGAGCCTGGGCCTGCACTCTCTTGCCCGCCCTCCCAGAGGAGGCGTGGTCGGCCTGGGGTTCCCCGGGTACCACCGAATCATGCCCAAAATGCCTTTGGATGTAGGAGGAGTGTCAGGACGAGCAGGTGCCGCTCAGCTCCAggacgcctcctcctcttcctcctcctctgcagcAGGGGGCGCCGTCCACCTAAACGGGGTGGGATTTGAGGGCGTGGCCGGGCAGCACGGGGCCCCCATGGCCGCGCCCCCTCAGCTGACGAGGGCCTCGGC from Megalops cyprinoides isolate fMegCyp1 chromosome 22, fMegCyp1.pri, whole genome shotgun sequence carries:
- the LOC118769854 gene encoding zinc finger and BTB domain-containing protein 5-like is translated as MDFPGHFDQIFQQLNYQRLQGQLCDCVIVVGSRHFKAHRSVLAACSTHFRALFTVAKGDASLSMIQLDSEVVTAEAFAALVDMMYTSTLVLGESNVMDVLLAASHLHLNAVVKACKHYLTTRMLPASPLGRRTPSNPVEPQQRQDAPPASGSRLQRSFLLQQLGLSLVSSCLDGADEGAGERGGQVAGGAVEQRASFPIRRFHKRKPSLPLAAPSDRPVQRPRPSDAPEEPPEVRVGPADGGEGGGVSPDSRKVSDGPRLDVGVAEDSGTQQCRAGGAQEDEQMPTQSDSATEGEQVGQGKEEYPDGQQRGEGVCAKMKKGAEEEEEEEEEQPQMRVVVKSEPLSSPEPPEETSDATSQAEGSERVPGADKVELSPGSSDRSFSDPRPSSDHVEEGRLRGGGAGGGAANGGGGAGGDRGGPTCRGGLDSKQGFSISSFLGAKGFGVTTGADSTPNTTGAECRLDLMSPESISGSGSLLSHPHQHLLSEDMHAFADLHADSLFLRPIQEGFGYQQSGADQFALDFHRSSLGLHSLARPPRGGVVGLGFPGYHRIMPKMPLDVGGVSGRAGAAQLQDASSSSSSSAAGGAVHLNGVGFEGVAGQHGAPMAAPPQLTRASADVLSKCKKALSEHNVLVVEGARKYACKICCKTFLTLTDCKKHIRVHTGEKPYACLKCGKRFSQSSHLYKHSKTTCLRWQNSNNLPSSLL